Proteins found in one Streptomyces sp. NBC_00461 genomic segment:
- a CDS encoding DUF1707 SHOCT-like domain-containing protein produces the protein MSGEVSRSGGASLGLRASHADRDRVVDVLRIAAGDGRLTVEELGERVEAALSARTMGELAVLTTDLPTDDAEAAAEVKDVVRIDQRGGSARRGEEWVVPRRLEIESEWGDVTLDFTGAVITHDTLYIDLDMRGGTLRLMTRPGVVVDTDSLVIDYAKIKERSSGGQDMPVALRVVVGGRMSFGRVVVRPQRRGLVRKAPTP, from the coding sequence ATGTCGGGTGAGGTGTCACGAAGCGGTGGGGCGTCGCTCGGCCTGCGGGCTTCGCACGCGGACCGGGACCGGGTCGTGGACGTGCTGCGGATCGCGGCCGGGGACGGCCGGCTGACGGTCGAGGAGCTCGGCGAGCGCGTGGAGGCCGCCCTGTCCGCCCGCACGATGGGGGAGCTCGCCGTCCTGACGACGGACCTGCCGACGGACGACGCAGAGGCCGCGGCCGAGGTGAAGGACGTCGTCCGCATCGACCAGCGGGGCGGTTCGGCCCGGCGCGGCGAGGAGTGGGTGGTACCGCGGCGGCTTGAGATCGAGTCGGAGTGGGGGGATGTGACGCTCGACTTCACCGGCGCGGTGATCACACACGACACCCTGTACATCGACCTCGACATGCGGGGCGGAACCCTGCGGCTGATGACGCGGCCGGGCGTCGTGGTGGACACCGACTCCCTGGTGATCGACTACGCCAAGATCAAGGAACGTTCGTCCGGCGGCCAGGACATGCCCGTGGCGCTGCGGGTCGTGGTCGGTGGACGTATGAGCTTCGGCCGGGTGGTCGTACGACCGCAGCGGCGCGGGCTCGTCAGGAAAGCCCCGACGCCCTGA
- a CDS encoding TOBE domain-containing protein, whose amino-acid sequence MQSYTIGQAARLLGVSPDTARRWADAGRVATHRDESGRRLIEGRDLAAFSVELAKAGSAEEETSYTSVRNAFPGIVTAIKLGDVAAQVEIQAGPHRLVSLLTREAVEELGLEVGMEATARVKSTNVHIDRT is encoded by the coding sequence ATGCAGAGCTACACGATCGGCCAGGCAGCACGACTGCTCGGCGTGAGCCCGGACACCGCACGCCGCTGGGCGGACGCCGGCCGGGTGGCGACCCATCGCGACGAGAGCGGCCGCCGACTCATCGAGGGCCGGGACCTGGCCGCCTTCTCCGTCGAACTCGCCAAGGCGGGCAGCGCCGAGGAGGAGACCTCGTACACCTCGGTCCGCAACGCCTTCCCCGGAATCGTCACCGCGATCAAGCTCGGTGACGTGGCAGCCCAGGTCGAGATCCAGGCCGGCCCCCACCGTCTGGTCTCCCTGCTGACCCGCGAGGCCGTCGAGGAACTGGGCCTGGAGGTCGGCATGGAGGCCACCGCCCGGGTGAAATCGACCAACGTCCACATCGACCGCACCTGA
- the modA gene encoding molybdate ABC transporter substrate-binding protein, giving the protein MTRSARRTRRALQAAGAGAAALLALSACSSSDSDSGSTTSGSSASSSSSPKLSGDVTVFAAASLQESFTTLGKEFEKAHPGTKVTFSFGGSDSLAAGITGGAPADVFASASPKTMAIVTDKKDNATVPATFVRNQLEIATLPGNPDKVSSLKDLTRSGLKVVLCDKTVPCGAAAQKALDASKLKLTPVSYEEDVKSALNKVVLKEADAAVVYKTDVKTAGSKVEGVEFPESADAINDYPITLLKDSKNPETAKAFIALVQSAEGQKVLSEAGFLKP; this is encoded by the coding sequence ATGACCCGTTCCGCGCGCCGGACCCGCCGGGCCCTTCAGGCGGCCGGTGCAGGAGCCGCCGCGCTGCTGGCTCTGAGCGCCTGCTCCTCGTCCGACTCGGACTCCGGCTCCACGACGTCCGGCTCCTCGGCGTCGTCGTCCTCGTCGCCGAAGCTGTCCGGCGACGTGACCGTCTTCGCCGCCGCCTCCCTCCAGGAGAGCTTCACGACCCTGGGCAAGGAGTTCGAGAAGGCCCACCCCGGCACGAAGGTCACCTTCAGCTTCGGCGGCAGTGACAGCCTGGCCGCCGGCATCACCGGCGGCGCCCCGGCCGACGTGTTCGCCTCCGCCAGCCCCAAGACGATGGCCATCGTGACGGACAAGAAGGACAACGCCACCGTGCCGGCCACCTTCGTCCGCAACCAGCTGGAGATCGCCACCCTGCCGGGCAACCCCGACAAGGTGTCCTCCCTGAAGGACCTCACCAGGTCAGGCCTCAAGGTCGTGCTGTGCGACAAGACGGTGCCCTGCGGCGCCGCCGCCCAGAAGGCGCTGGACGCGAGCAAGCTGAAGCTCACCCCCGTCTCCTACGAGGAGGACGTCAAGTCGGCCCTGAACAAGGTGGTGCTGAAGGAGGCCGACGCCGCCGTCGTCTACAAGACGGACGTGAAGACGGCGGGCAGCAAGGTGGAGGGCGTGGAGTTCCCCGAGTCCGCGGACGCGATCAACGACTACCCGATCACCCTGCTCAAGGACTCGAAGAACCCTGAGACCGCCAAGGCGTTCATCGCGCTCGTGCAGTCCGCCGAGGGCCAGAAGGTCCTGTCCGAGGCCGGGTTCCTCAAGCCGTGA
- a CDS encoding ABC transporter permease, with the protein MTSTDKSDAAADTLQGGPRRGPVRSGRRGVPLPLLVPALIGLAFLLLPLVALLVRAPWSTLPEQLTSTEVWQALKLSLVCATAATAVSLVVGVPLAWLLARTDFPGRGFVRALVTLPLVLPPVVGGVALLFALGRNGVVGQWLDSWFGITLPFTTAGVVVAESFVAMPFLVISVEGTLRAADPRYEEAAATLGASRFTAFRRVTLPLIAPGIGAGAVLAWARALGEFGATITFAGNFPGRTQTMPLAVYLALQNNPEAAIALSLVLLAVSIAVLAGLRDRWMTPS; encoded by the coding sequence GTGACCTCGACCGACAAGTCCGACGCCGCGGCCGACACCCTCCAGGGCGGCCCGCGGCGCGGACCTGTCCGGTCGGGCCGCCGCGGGGTTCCGCTGCCCCTGCTGGTCCCCGCGCTGATCGGCCTGGCGTTCCTCCTGCTGCCCCTGGTCGCCCTGCTCGTACGGGCCCCGTGGAGCACCCTCCCCGAGCAGCTGACCAGCACCGAGGTGTGGCAGGCGCTGAAGCTGTCGCTGGTGTGCGCCACGGCGGCGACCGCGGTGAGCCTGGTCGTCGGCGTCCCGCTGGCCTGGCTGCTGGCCCGCACGGACTTCCCCGGACGCGGTTTCGTACGTGCCCTGGTGACCCTCCCGCTCGTGCTGCCCCCCGTGGTCGGCGGCGTGGCCCTGCTGTTCGCCCTCGGCCGCAACGGCGTGGTCGGCCAGTGGCTGGACTCCTGGTTCGGCATCACGCTCCCCTTCACCACCGCGGGGGTCGTCGTCGCGGAGTCCTTCGTCGCCATGCCGTTCCTGGTCATCAGCGTGGAAGGCACCCTGCGTGCGGCAGATCCTCGCTACGAGGAGGCGGCCGCCACCCTGGGCGCGTCCCGCTTCACCGCGTTCCGCCGGGTCACCCTGCCGTTGATCGCGCCGGGCATCGGGGCCGGCGCCGTGCTGGCCTGGGCACGTGCCCTGGGCGAGTTCGGCGCGACGATCACCTTCGCGGGCAACTTCCCGGGCCGCACTCAGACCATGCCGCTCGCGGTCTACCTGGCCCTGCAGAACAACCCCGAGGCGGCCATCGCCCTCAGCCTGGTCCTACTGGCGGTCTCGATCGCAGTACTGGCGGGCCTACGGGACCGCTGGATGACGCCGTCATGA
- a CDS encoding ABC transporter ATP-binding protein: protein MTNTHPAAADGARPPKGQPAPDNESTTGGAGENTYPAEGRPPPTHPNPHPHPSDGLDAHLVVDRKTFRLDVTLTAAPGDVVAVLGPNGAGKTTALRALAGLVPLSGGHLRLDGAELDRTPPESRPVGVVFQDYLLFPHLTALDNVAFGPRCQGAGKAEARALAAEWLERMGLAEHAGAKPRRLSGGQAQRVAVARALAIRPRLLLLDEPLAALDAGTRLDVRSQLRRHLAEFEAVAVLVTHDPLDAMVLADRLVVVEHGRVVQEGTPSDIARHPRTDYIARLVGLNLYRGQADGHTVRLDTGPAITTTEVLSGPVFVAFPPSAVTLFRDPPTGSSARNHWRCEVAGLETHGDQIRADLTGELPLAADLTTVAAAELDLRPGATVWATVKAVQTHAYPA, encoded by the coding sequence ATGACGAACACCCACCCCGCAGCCGCCGACGGCGCTCGGCCCCCGAAGGGGCAACCCGCGCCCGACAACGAAAGCACCACGGGTGGTGCGGGTGAGAACACGTACCCGGCCGAAGGCCGGCCACCCCCCACACACCCGAACCCGCACCCGCACCCCTCCGACGGCCTCGACGCCCACCTGGTGGTCGACCGGAAAACCTTCCGCCTCGACGTAACGCTCACCGCCGCCCCCGGAGACGTGGTCGCCGTGCTCGGCCCCAACGGGGCAGGCAAGACCACCGCCCTACGCGCCCTCGCCGGCCTCGTCCCGCTCAGTGGCGGCCATCTGCGGCTGGACGGCGCCGAGTTGGACCGTACGCCACCCGAGTCCCGCCCGGTCGGCGTGGTCTTCCAGGACTACCTGCTCTTCCCCCACCTGACAGCCCTCGACAACGTGGCCTTCGGCCCGCGCTGCCAGGGTGCCGGCAAAGCGGAGGCCCGCGCCCTGGCCGCCGAGTGGCTGGAGCGCATGGGCCTCGCCGAGCACGCCGGCGCCAAGCCCCGCCGTCTCTCCGGCGGCCAGGCCCAGCGCGTCGCCGTCGCCCGCGCCCTGGCCATCCGCCCCCGGCTGCTGCTCCTCGACGAACCGCTGGCCGCCCTGGACGCCGGTACCCGCCTCGACGTACGGTCCCAGCTCCGGCGCCACCTGGCCGAGTTCGAGGCGGTGGCGGTCCTGGTCACACACGACCCGCTGGACGCCATGGTGCTGGCCGACCGGTTGGTGGTCGTCGAGCACGGCCGCGTCGTCCAGGAGGGCACGCCCTCCGACATCGCCCGCCATCCCCGTACGGACTACATCGCCCGACTGGTCGGCCTCAACCTCTACCGCGGACAGGCCGACGGCCACACCGTCCGCCTCGACACCGGCCCGGCCATCACCACCACCGAGGTCCTGTCCGGCCCGGTCTTCGTGGCGTTCCCACCGAGCGCCGTCACCCTGTTCCGGGACCCGCCCACCGGCTCCAGCGCCCGCAACCACTGGCGCTGCGAGGTGGCCGGCCTGGAGACGCACGGCGACCAGATCCGCGCGGACCTCACCGGCGAACTCCCGCTGGCCGCCGACCTCACCACGGTCGCCGCGGCCGAACTCGACCTGCGCCCGGGCGCAACGGTCTGGGCGACGGTCAAGGCCGTACAGACCCACGCATACCCTGCATAA
- a CDS encoding TOBE domain-containing protein, giving the protein MTLSIRNQLPGTVTAITPGEAMATVGIRLAGGQDLTAAITLEAVNDLALAPGSAVRALVKSTEVSLATGPVKGLSIRNQLPGTVTAVTSGGAMASVKVAVEGGELTSAITRDAAQDLGLASGTTVVALIKSTEISLATA; this is encoded by the coding sequence ATGACCCTGAGCATCCGAAACCAACTCCCCGGCACCGTCACCGCCATCACCCCCGGCGAGGCGATGGCCACCGTCGGCATCCGCCTCGCCGGCGGCCAGGACCTCACCGCGGCGATCACCCTTGAAGCCGTGAACGACCTGGCGCTCGCCCCGGGCTCCGCGGTCCGCGCCCTGGTGAAGTCGACAGAGGTCTCCCTCGCCACCGGCCCGGTCAAGGGCCTGTCCATCCGCAACCAGCTGCCCGGCACGGTCACCGCGGTCACCTCCGGCGGTGCGATGGCCTCCGTCAAGGTGGCCGTCGAGGGCGGCGAACTCACCTCCGCGATCACGAGGGACGCCGCCCAGGACCTCGGTCTGGCTTCCGGCACAACGGTCGTCGCCCTGATCAAGTCGACCGAGATCTCGCTCGCTACGGCATAA